In Leptolyngbya sp. NIES-2104, the genomic window GGATTTCACGAGTGCGAAATGCTGCCTTGACAGACTTTCACTGTGTACGCCCAACAGGATTCAATTTAGCCGACTATTGGCAGCGATCGGTGGTGGAATTCCAGGCAAATCTTCCTTCTTACCCTGTGATAGTGCGGGTTGCTCCAGAAGCAATGTCCTGGTTGCGGTATGGGGGTTACTTTGCTCGAATTGAACGGGTTGATGCTCCCGATGCTGAAGGCTGGATTCCTGTCTCGCTGCGGTTTGATATCGAAAAAGCAGCTTGTGCGTATGTATTGGGGTTTGGCGCACAGATGGAAGTGATCGAACCTTTAGAGTTACGCGATCGGGTTTTGCAAGCCGCTAAGGAAGCGATCGCGTTCTACACCGAAGTTGAATCAACTCGGATCAATGATGCTGTAGGTTCGCAGGATTGGCATAGGTTGAGCAAAGATTGATATAATCGCTCTTCATTAAAAACTTTTCTGCTTCTGAAATTGTCTTTTGCTACAACGAACGGAATTAAGCTACTGGCAATGCTTTTAAAATTATTTGCCGCTGCTGATTACAACCGTCAGATAGAATTTAAGCAGACGAACACGTACCCGTGTAGCAAAGCGATCGAGCATCAAGGGAACTATGACTGACTCTGCTCAGAACAAGCTACCTCTCGTTCTTCCCCAGCCGCCCATTCTGGCAAGTGATGGCGCAAACTGGAAAAACATTCAATTCGCGCATTTTCGGCAATCTCCTTGTCAGGTGCCGGAGCATGAATTGCCGTTTCATGTCATTTGCATGAATGCTGGCAAACCAGTTCGACTGGAACAAGCTGTCGATGGACAAAAGGAAACCGTTGACTCAGTGCTGGGAGATTTAGCGATTTATCCAGCTTATGCAACTCAGGCATTTCATTGGGACACAAATACTGAGTTTTTCAATCTGTTTTTAGAGCCAGCATTTCTGAGTCAAGTTGGGTATGACGTGTTTGGCAGAGATCGCATTGAACTCATTCCTCACCTCGCTGCATTGTTCGATCCATTTCTTCAACAAATAGGTTTTGCGTTAAAAACATCCTTGGAAATTGACGGAGAAAACAGCAATCTTTATGCTGATTCAATGGCGCAGGCACTCGTTGTTCATCTTTTATGTCGATATTCAAGCTGTTCCCGTCCAATAAAACCTGTCACAGGTGGCTTGACTCAGCAGCAATGGAGACAAGTTTCTAGTTTTATTGATGCAAACTTGGATAAGAATATTAGCTTAGCTGAGTTGGCAGCGATCGTCCAGTTAAGCCCTTATCATTTCGCGCATCTGTTCAAGAAATCAACCCATACATCGCCACATCAATATTTAATTAATTGCCGGATTGAACGGGCTAAACAATTGATGCTGATGGGAGATTTATCGCTTGCCACGATTGCTCAAACGGTCGGTTTTGCCAGTCAAGGACATTTCACTTACCACTTCAAACGGATTGTGGGCGTTACTCCTAAAGTGTTTCGACAGCAAGAACGTTGAAAACGATCGCAAGAACCTTGAAGAAAAGCAGTTGTACATTGCCACATACTGACTGCATAAGCTGATTTCAAGGTTCGCTGATGCAACACATCCTTCATATTGATGCGAGCTACAGCGGGGAGCGATCGGTATCACGAGTTTTGTCTCGTGACTTTATCACAGCTTGGAAGAAGTTCCACCCTGAAGCTGCCGTTCTCTACCGAGATCTAGGGCGTTTTCCAGTTCCCTACATCAACGAAGCCTGGATTGCCGCCACTCATTCGTCATCCGAAATTCGTACACCAGAGATGATTGCAGCTTTAGAAGTGTCTAACCCATTGCTAGAAGAGTTCTTGTTGGTCGATGGGTATGTTTTTGGAGTGCCAATGTATGGCTTTACAATTCCGGCAACCTTAAAAGCCTACTTTGAACATTTGATTCGGCTTGGACGGACTTATGAGGTCACGAAAGCAGGGGTTAAAGGGCTAGTGCATGGCAAGAAGGCACTGTTTATCACAAGCTGTGCTGGTGATTATTCTCCAGGTTCTACTTTTGGTGAAGATCATCAGGAACCGTATCTTCGGACGCTGTTTGAATCGTTTGGTATCAAAGATGTTCAGTTTGTCAATGCTGGGAAGCTGATGTTCAAAGATCGAGAGCAGTCTATTTCATCGGCTCAAGCAAGTCTTCAATCCCTTGCCACTCAATGGTAAGGAACGACCCTATTCTTTAGGCGATCGTGCTCGTTGTAAAACACGGCTACCAACATTTGTATGAAAGGAAGGAATTATCATGTCTCATGAGAATATTGAAACCGCTCGTCGTTTGTTCAAAGCGGTTGAAACACGCGATGTCGTTGGAGTGCTTGCTACTTATGATCCTGAGATTGTCATCCGCGATGCTGCTTCACTCCCGTATGGTGGCATTCATCATGGTTTAGAAGGGGCAAAACAACATGTTGAAGGGGCGGCTCTAGCATGGAATCATCTCCAGCCGGAGGCTGCCAGAAAGATGAATGGTGTGTTTTTGGATGCAGGTGAGTTTGTTGTTGTGCTCTGGCGGCTCAACGGATTAGAAGCGAGTAGTGGTAGAACACTAGATGCGCCCGTGGTCAGCGTTTATAAAATGCGGGATACAAAAATCATTGAATCCCAAATGTTTTACTCAGATACAGTTACGATCGTGCAGTTCCTAGAAGGAACGACCTGAGCTTAAAGGTGGGCAGTCGACAAACTGCGTAGGAAATACAATCAACTGTTTTTCCTGGCGATTGCCCCCTCAACTCATCCTACAATCCCAAAGGCAACCAGCAGAAAGCCTGATCCATTGATGAAGGTATGGACGATAATGTCTGCCCAGGTACTCTTTGTTCTTTGAACAACAAACGACGTAATGAAGATAATCGGGAGCAGTGTCACCAGTAACGCGCTGCCAAATGGGAGATGAAACATCCACCAAAAGCAGCCGTGAACGAACCAGGTGTATTGTCCAAATGCCAATTCTTGTCGGGGAAAAATATAGCCCCGCCAAAACAATCCTTCTCCAACAATGTTGAAAAAGAATAGCGGCACCCAGGCAGCTAATATCTATCGGTTACTGCTGGTGAGCGGAGACACAGACATAAATGAGGGTTGGGCTGACAAGCCAGGAACAATGGCTTGCCCGGCTGCAACAATGCCATAAGTTAAAATGCCGATTCCTACGATTCCCAGCCCAGTCCATCCCAATGTCTGCCAGGATAGTTGGCTCAGCCGAAACCGAGTCAAAATAGCAGAAGTTTGCCAGAGGTTGCCCTCCAGTCGATAGAACACCAAAGCAGCGACAAAGAGCGGCAGAAAGACGATCGTTCCTCCACAAATGAACCAGGACACAACAGGGGGTAATCCGGTTGCTTGGCTAAGGGCAGGGACACCGATATGGGTTGCAGTATACAGAAGCAGGGTGGGAATCATGAAGAAGATCAACGACTCACGCAGTCCCATTGCTTGCAGGGGTAGCTTTTCCATTGCCGACTTCTACATCACAGACTTGTTCTACAATACTGCTAGCCAAAGTCAAAAATGAAGAAATATTCGGCACAGCGTTCGATCGTCCAACCTTGATAGCAACGCTCAATTATCTCTAGCTTGGGGACGAGGAATATTGCAATTCGTTTTTCAAAAGTTACTGTGACTAATTGTAATTCAAAAGGTAAAGATGGAAGACGTATTAATCGCGCTCGTTGGTGACTTGAACCCTTCAGTAACGGCACACCAGGCGATTCCTAAAGCATTAGAGAGGGCAGCAACTTGTGTAACACCTTCTGTCAATTGGTGTTGGGTCGCCACAGAGACGATTTCGTCGTCTGCCGATCTAGAACCATTCGACGCGTTCTGGTGTGTGCCTGCGAGTCCCTACAAAAACATGGATGGCGCATTGACTGCAATAAGATAC contains:
- a CDS encoding AraC family transcriptional regulator, which codes for MTDSAQNKLPLVLPQPPILASDGANWKNIQFAHFRQSPCQVPEHELPFHVICMNAGKPVRLEQAVDGQKETVDSVLGDLAIYPAYATQAFHWDTNTEFFNLFLEPAFLSQVGYDVFGRDRIELIPHLAALFDPFLQQIGFALKTSLEIDGENSNLYADSMAQALVVHLLCRYSSCSRPIKPVTGGLTQQQWRQVSSFIDANLDKNISLAELAAIVQLSPYHFAHLFKKSTHTSPHQYLINCRIERAKQLMLMGDLSLATIAQTVGFASQGHFTYHFKRIVGVTPKVFRQQER
- a CDS encoding FMN-dependent NADH-azoreductase, with the protein product MQHILHIDASYSGERSVSRVLSRDFITAWKKFHPEAAVLYRDLGRFPVPYINEAWIAATHSSSEIRTPEMIAALEVSNPLLEEFLLVDGYVFGVPMYGFTIPATLKAYFEHLIRLGRTYEVTKAGVKGLVHGKKALFITSCAGDYSPGSTFGEDHQEPYLRTLFESFGIKDVQFVNAGKLMFKDREQSISSAQASLQSLATQW
- a CDS encoding nuclear transport factor 2 family protein, which produces MSHENIETARRLFKAVETRDVVGVLATYDPEIVIRDAASLPYGGIHHGLEGAKQHVEGAALAWNHLQPEAARKMNGVFLDAGEFVVVLWRLNGLEASSGRTLDAPVVSVYKMRDTKIIESQMFYSDTVTIVQFLEGTT
- a CDS encoding CPBP family intramembrane glutamic endopeptidase → MPLFFFNIVGEGLFWRGYIFPRQELAFGQYTWFVHGCFWWMFHLPFGSALLVTLLPIIFITSFVVQRTKSTWADIIVHTFINGSGFLLVAFGIVG